DNA from Kitasatospora acidiphila:
GCCGAACTGGCCGCCGCCGAGGACGCCTATGCGGCCGGCACGGTGGACAACCGGCAGGTCTCCGAACTGGACGCGGCGGGTTGGACCGGAGCGACCGAGGCCCGGGTGCGCGGGCTGCTGGACGACTTGCCGCTGGTCACGGGCATAGCGGAGACCGTCGCCTGGTGCCGCGACCGCCGCCTGGTGCCGGTGCTCGCGACCCTCGCCTGGTCACCGGTCGGCGGCTACCTGGCCGAGCGGTTCGGGTTCCAGGCGTTCAGCGGGCCGACCCTGGAGACGGTCGGCGGCCGGTACACCGGTCGGGTCGCCACCCACTTCGACGAGTACGACAAGCGGGACGTCGCCCTGGCCCAGGCCCGCGCCCTGGGACTGGACCCGCGCCGCTGCGCCGCCGTCGGCGACAGCCGCTCCGATCTGCCGCTGTTCGCCTCGGTGGGGCTGAGCGTGGCGTTCAACGCCTCGCCGGGCGCGCGGTCGGCGGCGAGTGCGACGGTGGACGGCGGCGACCTGCGCGGGGTACTGCCGGTGCTGGAGCGGCTGACGGGCGCGGGCTGAGCGCTCGGCGAGTGCCGTTCGGTCAGGGGCGCTCGGTCAGTGGGTCGCGCCGAGCGCCAGCGCGGCCGCCCCGATCACCCCCGCGTCGGTGCCCAGCTGCGCGGGGGCCACCACCAGGCCACGGGTGTAGGAGAGCGTGGCGTAGTCGTCGAGGTGGCGCCGGAGCGGGGCGAAGAACAGCTCACCGGCCTGCGCGACGCCGCCGCCGATCACCACGGCTTCCAGGTCGACCAGCGCGGCGGTGCCGGCGATGCCCACCGCCAGCGCCCGGGCCGCGCGGTCGAAGGCGGCCAGGGCCAGCGGATCCCCGGCCCCGGCGGCCTGGGCGACGGCCACCGCGGAGTCGTCGCCGCCACTGGGCCGCCAGCCCGCCGCCCGGGCATGGCGGGCGATGGCGGTACCGCTGGCCAGCCCTTCGAGGCAGCCGCGCGAACCGCAGGCACACGGTTCGCCGTCCGGGTCGATGCTGATGTGGCCCAGGTGCCCGGCGTTGCCGCTCGGCCCCGGATGCACCTTGCCGTCCAGCACCAGACCGGCGCCGACCCCGGTGGAGACCACGATGCAGAGCGCGTTGCGGTACGGCCGCGCGGCGCCGCGCCAGTGCTCGGCGGCCGCCATCGCGACGGCGTCGCCACCCAGCACCACCGGCCGGTCACCGATCGCGGGGTGCTTCAGCACCTGCTCGACCAGCGGAAAGTCGCGCCACCCGGGGATGTTGACGGGGCTGACGGTGCCGGACCGGATGTCCACCGGCCCGGCGCTGCCGACGCCGACGGCGGTGGCCCGGGGCCACAGCGGGTGCTCGGCGAGCGCGTCCACGGC
Protein-coding regions in this window:
- a CDS encoding HAD family hydrolase yields the protein MLTDDHVIGAVFFDVDGTLVPGTSSSVHLAGSLGHRAELAAAEDAYAAGTVDNRQVSELDAAGWTGATEARVRGLLDDLPLVTGIAETVAWCRDRRLVPVLATLAWSPVGGYLAERFGFQAFSGPTLETVGGRYTGRVATHFDEYDKRDVALAQARALGLDPRRCAAVGDSRSDLPLFASVGLSVAFNASPGARSAASATVDGGDLRGVLPVLERLTGAG
- a CDS encoding ROK family protein, with the protein product MDSHPVHRPSGSETAVTAAVDIGGTKIAAGLVDRDGTLRHRCQVPTPAQESAESVFAAVARAVDALAEHPLWPRATAVGVGSAGPVDIRSGTVSPVNIPGWRDFPLVEQVLKHPAIGDRPVVLGGDAVAMAAAEHWRGAARPYRNALCIVVSTGVGAGLVLDGKVHPGPSGNAGHLGHISIDPDGEPCACGSRGCLEGLASGTAIARHARAAGWRPSGGDDSAVAVAQAAGAGDPLALAAFDRAARALAVGIAGTAALVDLEAVVIGGGVAQAGELFFAPLRRHLDDYATLSYTRGLVVAPAQLGTDAGVIGAAALALGATH